Part of the Deltaproteobacteria bacterium genome, GACCGACAACCCCATCGGCATCCCCTATCTCCTCTGGAAGGAGAACCCGCAGCTCCTCATCCTCGACGTGAACATGCCCGCCATGACCGGGGACCGGGTGGCCAGCATGCTGCGCAAGGAGAACACCGAGAACATCAAGATTCTCCTCTACTCCTCCCTCGACGACGGCGAGCTCTCCCGCCTCGCCCGGGAGTGTGGGGCCGACGGCCACGTCCACAAGACCGCAGATCCGCAGAACCTGATCAAGGCGCTGCGGAAGTGGCTGTAGGAGAAGAGGCGAGATGTCCCCCACGCCCCCGCAGGACCAGGCGCTCTTGCGGCGCCTCGCGGAGCTCGAGGACGAGCTCGCGAAGCTGCGGCGCCAGGTGCAGCCCGAGCGCACCCGGGAGTCCCTGCCCGCCGGCCGCTTCTCGGCGCTCACCCTGAACATCGGTACCGAGCTCTACGCCGTGCCGCTGGCGATGGTCCGGGAGGTCATCCGGGCCGTGTGGATCACCCCCGTCCCGGAGGTCTCCGAGTCGATCCTGGGGGCGATGAACCTGCGCGGCCGGATCATCCCGGTGATCGACGCCCGCAAGCGGGTGGGCATCTCGGCCCCGAAGCTCGACCTGCAGACCCCGATCGCCATCCTCGCCCCCGTCACCGGGGAGGTCGGGGTCGTGGTCGATCGGGTGCTGGACCTGATCTCCCTCGACGGAGATCGCCTCGAGGTCGCGACCGGCCCCCTGGCCGCCGCCCAGTGCGTTGCCGCGATGGCGCCCGGCCCGGACGACGAGATCATCCAGATCCTGGACCTCTACCAGCTCCTCCAGCCCACCTATGAGCTCGAGCTCCCCGAGGAGCTCCCCCTGCAGTCCCCCGCGCCCTCCCCCGCCGCCGACGCGACCCCCGGGAAGCCCCCGTCCAAGGCCCGGGCGAAGGCGAAGAGCAAGTCGAAGAAGGCGTGAGCTCCGGGCGTCAGAGCGAGCCGGCGTGGCTCGAGGAGGCCTGCGCGCTGCTCGACCAGCGGGTCGGGCACCGGGTCCTGGAGCGCCACCGCCCGGACCTGGCCGAGAAGGTCGTCCAGCTCGCCAGCCAGTCGGGGCTCGCCTCTCCCGGGCAGGTCGTCGAGCGCCTGCGCTCTCGCCCCCTCGACGACCCCACGGTTCGGGACCTCCTGGCGAAGGTCACCGTCAACGAGTCCTACTTCTTCC contains:
- a CDS encoding chemotaxis protein CheW — protein: MSPTPPQDQALLRRLAELEDELAKLRRQVQPERTRESLPAGRFSALTLNIGTELYAVPLAMVREVIRAVWITPVPEVSESILGAMNLRGRIIPVIDARKRVGISAPKLDLQTPIAILAPVTGEVGVVVDRVLDLISLDGDRLEVATGPLAAAQCVAAMAPGPDDEIIQILDLYQLLQPTYELELPEELPLQSPAPSPAADATPGKPPSKARAKAKSKSKKA
- a CDS encoding response regulator, whose product is MNDKTSGTNPLRSNGKIRKVLLLDDSPTVRCAAVEALEEIGLEVVETDNPIGIPYLLWKENPQLLILDVNMPAMTGDRVASMLRKENTENIKILLYSSLDDGELSRLARECGADGHVHKTADPQNLIKALRKWL